One Cotesia glomerata isolate CgM1 linkage group LG8, MPM_Cglom_v2.3, whole genome shotgun sequence genomic window carries:
- the LOC123270851 gene encoding uncharacterized protein LOC123270851: MLKKPKKKVGEPEKLILKKLAQANQVIEGHLFHIKDYVFEKGIPVVVVECNYRRHPKADSSYIPCPVTTRIHLNGDIDQVVNEHNHPQDPNLVEERSFHKDVKKLAQNIGVTMRKNFDDALQRYN, encoded by the exons ATGCTAAAGAAGCCAAAGAAAAAAGTCGGTgaaccagaaaaattaatattgaagaaGTTGGCTCAGGCTAATCAAGTAATCGAAGGTCATCTCTTTCACATAAAAGACTATGTTTTCGAAAAAGGAATACCAGTCGT CGTTGTAGAATGCAACTACCGTCGTCATCCCAAAGCTGATTCCTCTTATATACCTTGCCCAGTTACGACCAGAATTCATCTAAATGGTGACATCGACCAAGTCGTCAACGAACACAACCATCCGCAGGATCCTAATTTGGTTGAAGAAAGGAGTTTTCATAAAGACGTAAAAAAGTTAGCACAAAATATTGGTGTAACGATGcgcaaaaattttgatgatgCTTTACAAAGGTATAATTAA